The DNA window AGTCGAGGCAAACCGCTCCCGGACGGGCCGCATGGAGAATGCCTCCTTCCCCTGTATAGACATTGATGACATCATCCGGCATGGACAGGCATGTGCAAATCACATCGACTTCGCTCGCCAACGCCGTGATCGTCCCCGCCTGCCGGGCGCCCCGTTCCACCAGCGGCGCCGCCTTTTCTTCGGTGCGGTTGTACACCGTAACATCGAAGCCGGCATCCAGCAGCCGCTTCGCCATGCGCGAGCCCATCACGCCCAACCCGATAAAGCCGACGCTCGTCATCGTCCTGCACCTCCTTTCATGCGATATGGTTCATACCAGGCAAAGCTCTCGCTGCTTTCCCGCGCCGGGATGTACTCGAGCCCGATCGCCCCGCTGTAACCGCGCTCCTGCAAAAACGAAAAAATATCGTCATACGGCAGCACCCCCGTCCCCGGCTCATGCCGCCCCGGGGCATCGGCGAATTGTACATGGGCAATGAGCGGCTCGTAAGCAGCAAACGTCGCCGTCACATCAAAACCAAGCCGTGCCATATGATACACGTCGTACTGCAGCTTTACGTTCGGCCGGCCGAGATCGCGAATGATCGCCGCAGCTTCCTCAATATTCGTTAAAAAGTACCCCGGCATATCGAACGGATTGATTGGCTCGATCGTTAACGTCAGGCCATGGGCGGCAAGCGCGGCAGCTGCTTCCTCGAGGCGGCGGAGATACGTCTCCTTCGCCTGCTCCCGCGGCATATCCTTTGGCACGATCCCAGCCATGCAATGAAGATGCGGCACGCCAAGCTTTAGCGCATAACGCACACCGTCTTCAAGCGCGCGGCGGAATTCATCATGACGGTCGGGGAAAATCGCGAGTCCGCGCTCTCCCTTTTCCCAATCGCCAGCCGGCAAGTTGATCAACACGAGCGACAACCCGTTCCCTCCCAGCTCATCAGCAATCGCTTCCGGCGCCGCCGCATACGGGAACTGGCACTCCACAAGCGAAAACCCGTGCTGCTTCGCCTTCGCGAATCGAGCAAGAAACGGCACTTCAGTAAAAATCGTTGATACATTGACAGCAAACTTCATCGCTATGCTCCTCTCCCCTCATTTCCTCTCCCTTATTCGCCTCACTTCTCGTCAATTCCTGCTTTCACCGCTCTCGTTCTCCTTTTACGCCGTAAAAAACAGGCGCATCAACTCATCAATCAGCCGTTCGCTGTACAAAGAAACAGGGATTTTCTCCGAAGCGTCACGCCATAAATTCAAATACAAAAGCAGCGTATCAATGGATAAGTATGGAGCAATCTCTCCCTTTTCTTGGGCTTCGCGAATCATTTCGATCACCAACGGCAACGCCCGCGTTTCGTAAAGCACATCGACCGAACGGCGAACTTCGTCATCTTCCTGCACGAGGCGGTGGATGAGGTCAGCCCGTATTTCTTTGGCAATCGGCGCTATCAGCTACACAACACGAATTGTCACTTTTTCCAAACGCAATTTGCCGCCTTGATGACACCAACACGGAAAAAGGGCTGCTCCTTCAGGAGACAGCCCTTTTTTGGCGCTCAATCTTCATCGCTGGCGAAAAAGCGCAAAATATAGACAAACAAGTTGATGAAATCAAGGTAAATATTGACGACAATCATCGGAATGTCCGCTTCCGTAAAGCCGTAGCGAGCCAAACGGTTGATGTCGTAAATCGTAAAGCCAAGGAAAATCAAAATCCCTAGCGCCGCCACTCCCATTTGCCCGACGCTCGAGAACGGGATAAACCATTGAATGATCAACAAGCCAAGGAGCGCAAACGCGCCGAGCATCAAAAATCCGCCGAGGAACGAAAAATCTTCTTTCGTTCTCGCCGCATAAATGGCAACGCCCGTAAACGAGACAACCGCTAGGGCAAACGCTTTGAACACCGCCGCGGCGCCAATGATGGAAATGTAGTAGCCGATGAGCGGATAGAGCGTCGCGCCCGAGACGAGCATAAACGCAAACATGAGCGGATAGCCGACCGCTTTTTTGCGGCGAGCGAAAATCATCACAAGAAGCAAAATCAGTTCAAGCGCATAAAGCGGCAAATAAAGGCCGGCCGGCACCCACTGCCCGGCGTACAGACCTGCGGTCGCGACGGCCAAAGCCGCGAGAAATGAAACCGCCAGCTTGGCGACCGGGCTGTGCGGACGATAAACGGTCGATTGATTCATCACGATTCCCCTCCTTTTTCTTTCTAGTTTAGCATATGTTTGTCACTTGTCACAGCCCCCACTTTTTCCGCCGCCATAGCCATCGTGGCCATCCTTATCCGCCGTGCCGCATTTGCCAACGTTCGATCCGTTGAAACCAGCGGGTAGCGAACAGTTTTTTCAGCACTGGCGGGACGACGAACAGGATGAAAAAAATGCGGAACATTTGGTAACTCGTCACGATAGCAAGGCTCGCGCGCGCTTCCTGCGCCAAAATCCCCATCTGATCCATGCCGCCCGGCGCCAAAGCGATGAAGGCGGTCAAATAAGGGACGCCGTGCAAGCTTGTCAGCACAAACGCGGCAGCCATAGAAAACAGAATAAGAGAAAAACCCATGGCAGCCGCCGCAAGCATCATTTTCCGTTTCTCCTTAATATCAGCCGGCTTAAGCGTTAAACCGAGATAAGCCCCCATCGTAATTTGCGCGATGTCCAATATCGGCGTTGGCAAATCCGGTGCGGGCACCCCAGCGATCACCAGCGCCGCCGTCCCGATGATCGGGCCGAGCAAATAGGCGGTCGGCAGTTTCAGGTGCTTGCCAACTAGTGCACCGGCAACGGTAACGATGAAATATAATAAAGCGAGTCCCATCGTCCAATCCGGTCCTTGCTCACTCCCAACGTCCATAGCCGCTCTAGAACCGCCGGAAAAGATCGGGCTCAAAGCGATGAGCGGGACAAGAAAGACAACACCCATAAGGCGCATCACTTGAAAAAGCGTAACAACCGTCACGTCGACTCCTTTTAGCTCCTCGCCGAGAATGAGCATTTGCGACAACCCGCCGGGAATGCTGCCGGTGACGATAGAGCGGAGCGAAATGCCGGTTATGTGCGCCGCCATGCAAGAAAACAGAAAGCTAAACAGCAAAATCAGCACTGTCGCCAACAGCATCGACGGCAGCTGCCGGCCCATCTCGGCGAGCGTCGCCGCCGTCATCGACGTGCCGAGCGTATAGCCGATCGGGATGAGCCCGGCATTGCGAATCGCCATCGGCCAATACAGCTTTCCTTTCAAAAAACGCTCCATTATAAGCAGCACCGCCGCCGGGCCAAGCACCCAGTGAAGCGGAACGCGCAAAAGAGCAAATCCGATGCCACCTGACGCTGCGATGGCAAACGTCAAGGCGATGCGCATCAGGTTGTCCGCCCCTTGTTGTCCTTCCGAAGACAAATGGAACACTTCCCTCCGCCTTTACTGAGCGGCTGTTATCGAACGATCCCTTCTGCTTTTGATGGCGGTGCTTGGGCAAAAAGGGACAGCAACAGCCGCTTAAATGCCAAATAAAAACAGAGGCTGATCCAAAAGGTGGTCCGCCTTCAAGATAAGCCCAACATATAGTGTGGAAGAAACAATCAGTACGCATATATAACAGCGAAAGAGGGTGTCCCGATCCTGTTGAGACACCCTCATTC is part of the Geobacillus sp. 46C-IIa genome and encodes:
- the hyi gene encoding hydroxypyruvate isomerase produces the protein MKFAVNVSTIFTEVPFLARFAKAKQHGFSLVECQFPYAAAPEAIADELGGNGLSLVLINLPAGDWEKGERGLAIFPDRHDEFRRALEDGVRYALKLGVPHLHCMAGIVPKDMPREQAKETYLRRLEEAAAALAAHGLTLTIEPINPFDMPGYFLTNIEEAAAIIRDLGRPNVKLQYDVYHMARLGFDVTATFAAYEPLIAHVQFADAPGRHEPGTGVLPYDDIFSFLQERGYSGAIGLEYIPARESSESFAWYEPYRMKGGAGR
- a CDS encoding Bax inhibitor-1/YccA family protein; translated protein: MNQSTVYRPHSPVAKLAVSFLAALAVATAGLYAGQWVPAGLYLPLYALELILLLVMIFARRKKAVGYPLMFAFMLVSGATLYPLIGYYISIIGAAAVFKAFALAVVSFTGVAIYAARTKEDFSFLGGFLMLGAFALLGLLIIQWFIPFSSVGQMGVAALGILIFLGFTIYDINRLARYGFTEADIPMIVVNIYLDFINLFVYILRFFASDED
- a CDS encoding AbrB family transcriptional regulator — its product is MRIALTFAIAASGGIGFALLRVPLHWVLGPAAVLLIMERFLKGKLYWPMAIRNAGLIPIGYTLGTSMTAATLAEMGRQLPSMLLATVLILLFSFLFSCMAAHITGISLRSIVTGSIPGGLSQMLILGEELKGVDVTVVTLFQVMRLMGVVFLVPLIALSPIFSGGSRAAMDVGSEQGPDWTMGLALLYFIVTVAGALVGKHLKLPTAYLLGPIIGTAALVIAGVPAPDLPTPILDIAQITMGAYLGLTLKPADIKEKRKMMLAAAAMGFSLILFSMAAAFVLTSLHGVPYLTAFIALAPGGMDQMGILAQEARASLAIVTSYQMFRIFFILFVVPPVLKKLFATRWFQRIERWQMRHGG